The Clostridium beijerinckii genomic sequence TTTTAATAAGTGTATTATTTATTACACTTATGGCTACAACTGTTGGTATTATAACCTATATTATATTTAATAATTGGAAAAGTTCGGTGAACAATACTATCATGAAAATTGAAGACGATTCCAATCAGGATGTTTTTAATGAAATACAATCGCTATTTAGCATACCTCTATATAACAATGAGGTTAACCACACTTTTATTGAAAACAAAGTTATAGACATGCATAACAAAGATCAGAGAGATGCTTTTTTTGCAGGAATAGTTAAATATAGTAGTGATGAGATTTACAGTTTTAGTTTTGGCACAGAAGATGGTGAATACTATGGTGCTAGAAAAAATGGAAATGACGATATAGAAATATATAGAAGTACACCTGAAACCAAAGGTCATTCTTTATATTATAATGTAGATGAAAATTTAAAGCAGGGAAAATTTGTTAATGATTATGGCGATTTCGATCCTAGAACAAGAGATTGGTATATAAGTGCTAAAGAAAATGGAAAGCCAGTATTTTCTTCCGTTTATAAACATTTTACAAAAGATGATTTGGCTTTATCAGCGGCATATCCTATTTATAATAAAGATGGGAGTATTCAAGGAGTAATGGGAACTCATATAGTTCTTTCTACTCTTAATGAATCGTTGGAAAAAATCGCCAATGAGAATTCGGCTTCAATATATATAGTTGAAAAGAATTCTGGATTTCTAGTTGCGAATTCGTTAAACAAAACTAATTTTGAAATACTTTCTGATGGAAATATTAATAGAACTTTAGTTAAGAATATTACGGATAAATCAATTAATGATGCATATGAAAACTATATAAATACTTCTAATACAAGTTTTATTTCGGAAGTTAATAATGAGAACTACCATACTAAAATATTTGAGTATAATAAAGATGGTCTGGACTGGCTTATAATAACATCTGTTCCAGAAACTATTTTTACAAAAGAAATAAGGAATAATATTAATATAGCTATAGAGCTTACTGTGATTGCTCTTATTATAGCTGTTATTATTCATATGAAGAGTACTAAAATTATATTGAAACCAATAAATCATTTGATAGAGATATCTGATAAATTCTCGAAGGGTAATTTATCAGAGAGGGCCAAGGTTTTTAGAAATGATGAAATAGGAAGTTTGTCTAAGGCTTTTAATAGCATGGCGGAAGAACTGTGCTCGTTTATAAATAACCTTGAAGAAAAAGTTAAAGAAAGAACAAATGAACTGATTATTGCAAAAGAAGCAGCTGAAGACGCTAATATGGCAAAAAGTCAATTTTTAGCCAATATGAGTCATGAAATAAGAACTCCTCTTAATGGAATTGTTGGATTTTTGAGTATCTTGGAAAAAACTGACCTAGATAGTACCCAGCAAGATTATGTTGAGACAATCCAAACTTCTTCAGAAACATTACTTGTAGTTATAAATGATATACTTGATATTTCTAAAATTGAAGCTGGGAGAATGGAAATAGAGAAAGTTGCTTTTGATATCCGTTCTGTAATTGAAAGCACCATATTTCTTTATGATGCAAAAGCAAGAGAGAAAGGGCTTGAACTTAATATGCTTATAAATTCAGCCATACCAAGTTGTTTGGTAGGAGATCCTACTAAAATTAGACAAATTATAAGCAATTTAGTTAGCAATGCAGTCAAATTTACACACAATGGAGAAGTATTTATTGAAGTTTCCGTTATAAAAGAAACGAACACTGAAGTACAGCTTTATTTTGAAATAAGAGATACAGGGATAGGCATGAATAAGGAAGAGATAGGTAAGCTTTTCAAACCATTTAGTCAGGCTGATTCTTCATCAACTAGAAAATATGGAGGGACTGGGTTAGGCCTTGCGATATGCAAAAAAATAGTTGAGATGATGGGTGGTACTATAAGTGTGAAAAGTGTAAAAAATAAAGGGACGACCTTTTATTTTGATTTATTACTAGATAAATCAGAACAATCAGTAATTCAAATGCCTCCTGATTACTCTATATTTAAAGGTAAACGAATATTAGTTATTGATGATTATGAGATGAATCGTTATATAGCAAAAGTTTATCTTGAAGAGGTTGGGTGTATGATTGATGAGGCGGAAAGTTTAGAGTCGGCATTAAGTATGCTTATAAATAATCGGAAGGCATACAACACTATTTTGATTGATTACCAAATGAAAGAGATAACTGGTTTTGAGCTTGTTGAAATAATGAAGGAAAGAGGCTTAATAAATGACATTCCTTTGATACTATTAACTTCAGTTACCGCAAATTCTGAAGCAAGGATAGCGAAGGAAAATAAATTTTCTGGATATATTTCAAAACCTTATAAAAGAGGTGATTTGCTCGATTGCGTTGCAATGGTGATTAAAGGAGATGGCTCTAAAATATATAATAATGATGTTTTTATAACAAAGCAAAATGTTGAAGAAGCTAAATATAATAAAAAGATAAAAATACTTTTAGTAGAAGACAATGATATAAACATAAAATTTTTTGTTAATAGTTTAAAATTAAATGGTTTGACTTGTGATATTGCTATTGATGGGGCAAAAGCGTTAAAAGCATGTGAGAACAAGGAATACGATATAATTTTTATGGATTGTCAGATGCCAGTTATGGATGGCTATGAAGCAACAAGAAAAATTCTTTTGTTAAGAAGTTATAAAAATGTCCCTGTAATAGCTATGACTGCTTATTCTATGAAAGATGACGAAATTAAGTGTTTGGAAGCAGGAATGATCGATTATTTAAGCAAACCTTTTACTGTTGATCAAGTTATGGAAATGTTAGAAAAGCATGTGAAAAATATTCATAATGATGATATGAATATTTTAAGTGATTTAAATGACCATGGTTTTGAGATGAATCAAAGTGAGTATTTTACTGAAATAGTAAAAAGTCTTATAGAGGAATCGGGATTTGATGAACGTTTTTGCACAGAATTACTTGAAGAATTTTGTGAGCAATCAAAGAAAATTCTGAGTCAAATTAAAGAATGTATAGATAAAAATGATTTAAATGAATCATGTATACTTCTGCATAAGCTAAAAGGGTCAGCAGGTACTGTAAGAGTCAATGATATAGCTGAATTTGCGTTACAAGCAGAAAATGCTGCAAAAAATGATGATAAAGATTTATTAATGAAAGCAGTCTATAGCATGGAAAAAACGCTAAAAAAACTTGTAATGGACAATGAATGAAAACTAAATAAAAAAGGTAATGGAAGAATTTAGGGAAATATTAGTAATTTGGGTTGTGATCAGTTGATGCTTTTATTAAGAGATGTAATAATTGAATGTAATGGCGTTTGTGAAGAATATTTTAGATGAAATTGATTTTTTGAACAATTTAGCTATATGTAATTTGGATTAATTACATATAGCTATTTTTTGCAAATGTAAATGCACTTTTCGATTAGGGCATTAACTTAGTTTTAATAAGAACTCGTAAATTTTGAAACTAATCCCTAAAAAGCTAATTGAATTAAAAAATGAACTAATTGTAAAAAATATATTGCAAGTGCTCTATAATAATAGTAGTATTAAATAAAGGTATTGTATATAAAAAAAGCATTAAGAGGTCTAATGTGGAAAAATAATTATATATCTGGAATTAAATAATCTATCTATCAATTAGGAAAAATTAAACATTAAAATTTGAAAAATATAAAGGTATTTAATGTTATTATAGGGTGGGGGAATGAGAAGAATGTGTAATGAGTGTTATTTAAGAAGTAGTGTGGAAAAATGGAGACAGAGATTAGATAGTATGATTATTAAAAAGAAAGGTAATTTTTTGGATGATGAGATAATTGCTTTGAATCAATATGTTGGTGATTTGGTTGCTGAGTGCATAGATTGTAATGCTTTTAAGTTTTATAAAGCTGGCAGAAGAAATACTGTTGTAGGTAATAAGCAACGAGATGTGTATTATTATGGGGACTACAATTTGTTTATTAATTTGTATGATTATATAGAAGAAGGTATAAGAAATAGTGAAAAAGTTCATATTTCTATTCAGAAAAATCTCTACAAGAAATTAAAAAATTTACTTATAATTAATGGAATTTCTATTGAAAAGGTGCAATTTATATGTATAGAAGACATGAAAAAAATTATTCGTAATAAGAGTAATTCAATTAGTTTTAGTGAAGAAATAAAAATGATTGAAAATAAGGGATATGATAAAAATAGATGGATAATTCAATCTTCTTTGCAAAAATATTTTTTACAGCAGGAAGATTATTGGAATCGATATAATGAAAAGTTTAATTCAAGTATTCTTTGCGTACATGATACTTCTCTATGTATACATAAAAATGTGCATTTAGAATTAGGAAGTGAATTGTTAAATAAATATCAATATCATTCTAAAAAAGATAATTATCAAGTTGGGATTTGAAACTTATATTTTGAGAGAGTTTAAACTATTACAAAAAAGTAGGCAGTTAATTCTAACTGTCTACTTTTTGCGCACAGAAGTATAAAAATATACTCTTGATTAATATTTTACGGATGGAAGAATAGCGGTAAGAATCTCTTTTAGTACATATAAATCTTTCTCGTGAGCATGATTTATTATATCTATCAAGTCATCTTTATTAACATTAAGGGCTCTTTCGCCGTAAACTAAAAAGTCCAAAGAAATATGTAGAGTTGAAGCAATCTTAATTGTAGTTGGAAGCGACGGGTGACGTTGTCCCAATTCAATCTGGCTTAAATAAGTTGGAGATATACTAACCAATTCTGAAAACTTTTCTCTAGTTAAGCCGTTGCGTTCTCTTTCAGCCTTTATACGTTTTCCGATATCTATATAATTAATATTATTCAAGTTTATCATTCCTTTTTTTATATAACTTTATATTTTAAAGGCAAATAACAAAAAAAGCTATTTGAGTTCGTTTATGAAAATTAAAACATATAGTTTTCTCACAAAAATACTATTAAGCACACTAACTAAAATACATGTGCTTTTGAAGAAATTAAAAGAATAAAGGAATATTTAACTTGGGAAATTCTAATTGAAGCAGAAAATCTAAATGATGTTGTCCCAATTTAAGTTAGCTTAAATAAGCTGTTTCATCAACTTATTTAAAAATAATCTTTAGTTATTCCGTTAAGTTTCCTCTTAGTTTTTTATACGTTTTCTAATATCTGTGAAATCAATATCATTTAATTTATTTCTCTTTTTATATAACTGTACATTCTTAAGTAATATAATGAAAGTAGCTATTTGAATTAAATTATGAACTATTTGCAAAAAAATGTTACCAGAGAATTATAAAAAGAGTACTATTAAATTAGGGTATAAAATCAATAAAATGCTATTAGGAGGGTATTATGGAAGAATTGGAAGTTAAAATTGAATCTGTTAGAGAGCATCTAAACAAACTAGTTGGTGAAGGAGATATTTGTAGAAATGATGAGATAATTTGCATTAGCATTAAATTGAATCACCTTATTAATCAGTACTACATAAGCAAAAAATACTAGTTTATATAAAAAGATTTTTAGTAGAATTAAGCTTTGAGCTAATTAATTTAAAATTATAAATTTAATATGTTTTTATACCTTGCGTTTTTTATTAAACTTATTTATTGATTTTAATTTATATATTTAGATAATTCTAATCCAATATAAGGATAAATGTCAATATATGAGTTAAATTAACTTTTTATACTATGTTCTTAATATATATTTATTTTTACATATGATTATATATTAGAGGAGAATTGTTAATTTCTTAATTAGAAAATGTTAAAAGTGGGTTGATGATTTTGGGAAAAATAATATATGGACGAAAACGGATACGTAATACTAAAAAAGAGGGGTTATGGGAGGCATAAAGATGAAAAGTACATACGCGAGAGATATTGTTCAATTACTAGAAAAAACTAACTATAATGAAGTGATGGTCATTAGAAGTAAATTATCAGATGAAGATATTGAAGTTATAAATTTTTTTGCTGATCAATATCAAAAGAATGTAATGTTTGCTTCAATGCATGAAGCTTTATTTAATGAAAATGATAATCCGTTAGTTTTAAAGTATTAGATTTATTTTGATTGAAAAAAGAATATTTATAAGAGGGTGTAAAATTATGCGGGGAATTTTAGAACAAGATAAAAAAGAGTTGAGAAAAAATTTAAATTGTAGAATTTGTCCTTCAATTTATGAGGAAATTAATGGAATAAATGAGAGTGTAGTAAAAGATATTAATCAAGTAAACATTACGGAGGAAAAAATTATATTTGATATGATGAATAGACGTAATACGCGTAAATACAATCATAAGCATGATGTCAAATTGTATTTGTTAGTTTGATTTGATAATCTTATATTAAAAATTTAAATGGGATAATTCTATTCAATGTTATATGGTTATTAATATATTGAGGGTAGCATATGAAAAATGGTATTTATATATGAATAATATATTGCTTGCGGTGAAAATATAGTGTGATTGATGAAAATTATTATGTTTTTTGGAAATTAAATAAAAAGTATAGCTAGGTATAAAATAAAATGGTTCCTATGTCAAGGACATTTTGAAAAAGGCTAGGCAGCTATGAGCTGGTTTCTGTATTGTACAGGAGCCAGCTTTTTAAGTCCCCACTGATATCTATAATTATTATAATACTCCATATAGTTATCAATTGAAGCTTCTAATTCTTCAAATGTTGAACAACTTTTTAAGTCAATTTCATCTTTCGTATGACCAAAAAATGATTCCTGCGGGGCATTATCCCAACAATTTCCGCGCCTAGACATAGACTGACCAATTTTATATTTTTTAAGAAGTTTTTGAAATCTAGGACTAGTATAATGAACTCCTTGATCCGAATGAATAAAGGCATCTTTATTTAGTAAATTTTTGTGATTTTTCATCAACTTTTTAATAGTTTCGGTAGCTATATCTAATGTAAGGCTATTGGAAAGCTGATATGAAAGAATTTCATTTGTTGAAGCATCTTTAATAGTTGACAAATAAGCCCTATTGGATGCTCCATATGTTAAATAAGTTATATCTGTTAATAAAACTTTTCCGACCAAATCTTGCTTGAATTCTCTATTTAAAATATTAGGTACAACAGTATGCTCATGAGTAGCTTTCATCATTCTACGATAAGGGTTAGCTTTTCTAATTGGGCACTCAATATTATATTTTCTCATGATTCGTTGTATACATTTTCGATTTATTATAAGATTAAATTCATTCTCTAACACCATTTTTATAGAACGAGAACCTTTCTTGTAGCCCCTATGATTAAATGCTTTAAGAATGATATCCTTCAATTCTAAATCCTTTTCTTCTCTACGATTACGTTTGCCTGTTGATTTTAAATAATTATAATAGCCTGATCTAGATACTAAAGCTACTTCGCATAAATGTGAAACCATATTTTTATAGTTATATGTCAAAATTATATGTTGTATTATTACAAAGATTGATGATGCACTTAGTTTACTATTTTTCACCTGCCTTTCTTGCAGCTCGATTTTTTTTAATAGTTCTGCCTCAGCTTTCCAATAAGCAATTTCTGCATCCTTTTTGGCTATTATTTCTTCAACGGTTAGTTCACGTTTAAGTGGACGACCACTGTTTAATTTTCTAGAATCTCTTAGACCAAGCTCTCCTGATTCATTATAAGCATTACGCCATCTTTTACTTGCACACCAAATTCTATTATTTCCAATAACATCTATATCAAATTCAGCATCTTGAAAAATATGAATAGGTAGTTTTCCCTTGCTACGCTCAGCGATAAACAATATTTTAAATTCATCTGTATATGTAATTCCACGTTTACTTACAGATTTAACATATCTATTTTTTGATAAACTTTTAATTTCTTCATCTGAAAATAATTTTTTACTCATTCTTTTCACAACCTTACTATATTTCTTCTTATCTTTTATTGTACAAAAAAAGAACCTATTGAAATAGTCTTTTTTTAGTGTCTATTTCATAGGTTCCATTTTAAAATATGCCTAGCTTTTATTATTACTGTGATGAATATTGATTAAACATTAAAATTGGAATATCGATTTTTGATTATCTATTAATGAAATTTTATAAAAATGAATTTATTATGTAAAAGGATAAATCATTATAGAAAAAATCGTATTACAATTTAAATTTAATAACGACAAATAGATACAAATAATATTATAAAAACTCGGATATAAAAAGAAAAAATACAGAAAAAAGCCATTAAATGGCGAAAAAAAGAAAAAATATCATGATGCTAAAAGAAGGTTTTTAAGTGTATTTTGTAGAAAAATTTAATTATATAAAAGAAATGAATTTTTAGAGAGGTGGTTGACTATGGGATTAATCAGGCTGAGATTTAAATAGGGGTAGATTATGGGTGATGAAAGTAATTCAAAATTATAACGTGGGAAAATATGTATGAGAGGTGAAAATGGATGGATTTAATATGGGATAAAATGTGGTCGGTTGGTGTTGATAAGATAGATAGACAACACAAAGAATTGTTTAATAGAATTAATTTACTTGTATGTTCTATGAAAAATGCAAAAGGAAAAGAGGAGATGATTACAACTTTGAATTTTCTTGAAGAGTATGTAATTAGACATTTCAACGATGAGGAGGAAATTCAAAAGAAAAATAATTATCCTAATTATGAGATTCAGCATAAGGAACATGAAATTTTCAAAAATAATTTAAAAGAATTGAGAAAAGTGTTCGAAACTACAGGTGTATCTACGTTATTTGTAATAAGCGAACAACAAAAAATGTCCCATTGGTGGCGAAAACATGTAATAGAATTGGATAAAGATATAGGCAAGTTTCTTATGGATGTTTAAACAGATTGTTTATGTAATCTTAAAGGAATCAGCGAAATAAAATTCATAGTGGTTACTGTGGTAAATTTTAAAGTGGGTACAATACAATGGAGGTTATGAAAGGTGGAAGTATATGGTTCATTTAATTAATGATATAGAAATTAGATCTAAGCATACAAGAGAAAAATATGGCATACAAGTTGGAAAAATTAAATTTGATTTATCAAAAGAAGTAAGTCTTATAAAAAAACAATTGAATTATGGGAGCGAAGAATTTATAAATATTAGATTAAATAATGAGGAAATAATCATTCTTTATAATGCTATGAATAAAATAAGCTACGATAATGTAAAACCGTATATTATTGATTTTTATACGCTTCTTAACAATGAATTTGTAGGACATTGTGTCTTGGATAATGCATACATAGAGTATGATAATGATATTTCGTATTCAAAGGTAACTCAATTACATTTAAAGACTGGAGTTAATTCGCAATTAATTGTTAAGAAGCTTTTAATATGATGCGAATGAAGTTATAAAGTAAAGATAAAAATATTTAGCACATGAAGTGCTGATGTTTAATCTTTATTTTAGCAGAGAAAGGTAGAGATTATGAAAGATTTCATGAAAGATTTTAAAGTATCTACATTTATATTTTTGTTTGTAATTATGCTTATAATTAATATTTTGGTTATATATATTACGAATTAATAATTTATTGAATAGACTAGTATCAAAATAGGAACAAATTCTTATGATCAATTGTAGATTTTGTAATAAACTTACTGCTTAATAAGTTAAGGAGATTTATTTGGCTGAGTGTGAAAAAAAGTTTAAAAGGAATTAAAGTATCAAGACACATAATAACGTTGTTTGCTAAGTAATTTTGGTGGGAGCGATGAAGGATTATTAGAAATATTAAATATATTCAATGGTTAAGAACTAAAGAAGAAGTTAAGTGATGTTGATGATGAGTATAGAGATAGAAAAGATTTTTTGCTTTAAGATAGATTTCGGAAAAGATAGTTGATAACGTCTAATTTTAATATGGATTCTATCAATATCTTTTCTAACTGCTATATAGTAAAGGCAACTATGTTTAATGGAGTGAGAGAGATGAAATATGAGGAATATTTTGAAGAAGTATGCTCAAGTGATATAAGTGATTGGTGTTATGAGGATGATATAGGAGTATATTTGTATAGAAATAATATCGATATAATTATAAAAAATGATATAAAATGGCTTGAAAATAGCGATGATACATGTTATGAAGATTGGACAAGTATTTTTCCAAATAAACATGCATATAATAAAAGGTTTATTCTTAAAT encodes the following:
- a CDS encoding response regulator, which codes for MIGRKGSLRLLISVLFITLMATTVGIITYIIFNNWKSSVNNTIMKIEDDSNQDVFNEIQSLFSIPLYNNEVNHTFIENKVIDMHNKDQRDAFFAGIVKYSSDEIYSFSFGTEDGEYYGARKNGNDDIEIYRSTPETKGHSLYYNVDENLKQGKFVNDYGDFDPRTRDWYISAKENGKPVFSSVYKHFTKDDLALSAAYPIYNKDGSIQGVMGTHIVLSTLNESLEKIANENSASIYIVEKNSGFLVANSLNKTNFEILSDGNINRTLVKNITDKSINDAYENYINTSNTSFISEVNNENYHTKIFEYNKDGLDWLIITSVPETIFTKEIRNNINIAIELTVIALIIAVIIHMKSTKIILKPINHLIEISDKFSKGNLSERAKVFRNDEIGSLSKAFNSMAEELCSFINNLEEKVKERTNELIIAKEAAEDANMAKSQFLANMSHEIRTPLNGIVGFLSILEKTDLDSTQQDYVETIQTSSETLLVVINDILDISKIEAGRMEIEKVAFDIRSVIESTIFLYDAKAREKGLELNMLINSAIPSCLVGDPTKIRQIISNLVSNAVKFTHNGEVFIEVSVIKETNTEVQLYFEIRDTGIGMNKEEIGKLFKPFSQADSSSTRKYGGTGLGLAICKKIVEMMGGTISVKSVKNKGTTFYFDLLLDKSEQSVIQMPPDYSIFKGKRILVIDDYEMNRYIAKVYLEEVGCMIDEAESLESALSMLINNRKAYNTILIDYQMKEITGFELVEIMKERGLINDIPLILLTSVTANSEARIAKENKFSGYISKPYKRGDLLDCVAMVIKGDGSKIYNNDVFITKQNVEEAKYNKKIKILLVEDNDINIKFFVNSLKLNGLTCDIAIDGAKALKACENKEYDIIFMDCQMPVMDGYEATRKILLLRSYKNVPVIAMTAYSMKDDEIKCLEAGMIDYLSKPFTVDQVMEMLEKHVKNIHNDDMNILSDLNDHGFEMNQSEYFTEIVKSLIEESGFDERFCTELLEEFCEQSKKILSQIKECIDKNDLNESCILLHKLKGSAGTVRVNDIAEFALQAENAAKNDDKDLLMKAVYSMEKTLKKLVMDNE
- a CDS encoding IS3 family transposase; translation: MSKKLFSDEEIKSLSKNRYVKSVSKRGITYTDEFKILFIAERSKGKLPIHIFQDAEFDIDVIGNNRIWCASKRWRNAYNESGELGLRDSRKLNSGRPLKRELTVEEIIAKKDAEIAYWKAEAELLKKIELQERQVKNSKLSASSIFVIIQHIILTYNYKNMVSHLCEVALVSRSGYYNYLKSTGKRNRREEKDLELKDIILKAFNHRGYKKGSRSIKMVLENEFNLIINRKCIQRIMRKYNIECPIRKANPYRRMMKATHEHTVVPNILNREFKQDLVGKVLLTDITYLTYGASNRAYLSTIKDASTNEILSYQLSNSLTLDIATETIKKLMKNHKNLLNKDAFIHSDQGVHYTSPRFQKLLKKYKIGQSMSRRGNCWDNAPQESFFGHTKDEIDLKSCSTFEELEASIDNYMEYYNNYRYQWGLKKLAPVQYRNQLIAA
- a CDS encoding bacteriohemerythrin gives rise to the protein MDLIWDKMWSVGVDKIDRQHKELFNRINLLVCSMKNAKGKEEMITTLNFLEEYVIRHFNDEEEIQKKNNYPNYEIQHKEHEIFKNNLKELRKVFETTGVSTLFVISEQQKMSHWWRKHVIELDKDIGKFLMDV
- a CDS encoding aspartyl-phosphate phosphatase Spo0E family protein; the encoded protein is MEELEVKIESVREHLNKLVGEGDICRNDEIICISIKLNHLINQYYISKKY
- a CDS encoding helix-turn-helix domain-containing protein; protein product: MINLNNINYIDIGKRIKAERERNGLTREKFSELVSISPTYLSQIELGQRHPSLPTTIKIASTLHISLDFLVYGERALNVNKDDLIDIINHAHEKDLYVLKEILTAILPSVKY